Proteins from a genomic interval of Musa acuminata AAA Group cultivar baxijiao chromosome BXJ1-9, Cavendish_Baxijiao_AAA, whole genome shotgun sequence:
- the LOC135593081 gene encoding U-box domain-containing protein 52-like → MYTHRSSGRLEHMHVDAASPLVAVAIDKDKGSQNALKWAAENLVTRGHTLTLIHVNVRSHSTSSRKNAGGCIEPMDHHTKELFLPFRCFCTRKNLHYKDVVLGGHDVAKTITEFVSHAAIEKLVVGAPSKGGLMRRFKHHDITTNITKGAPDFCTVYVIAKGKVSAMKNATRLAPIVSPLRDQIQSQVSLKPNAMSHHFLLGSEATSDVASDTHSLHHEDSIKSPYAKVLRGSSTKSYADTSFTDTDISFVSSDTDISFVSSGRPSNERSLALRLSSGSEGIDNSFEMVRTSHKSVDPYLTRNEGSTGTSWSSQTMEDVEEEMKRLRLELKHTMDMYNKACKEALTAKQKAMELQRWKIEEEKRLYEAHMAEEAAMASVERERAKCRAAIEAAQAEHRLAELEAQKRIDAEMKAIKEAEVMKKALDSLAHADVRYRKYAVEEIEAATEYFADHHKIGEGGYGSVYKCYLDHTAVAVKVLRPDAAQSRSQFHQEVEILSCIRHPNMVLLLGACPEYGCLVYEYMANGSLEDRLFRRGNTPVIPWQYRFQIVAEIATCLLFLHHKKPEPLVHRDLKPGNILLDKYYVSKISDVGLARLVPPSVANSVTQYRMTSTAGTFYYIDPEYQQTGMLGVKSDIYSLGILLLQIITAKPPAGLTRHVSHSIEKGTFDEMLDAEVTDWPVEEAQRLAEIALKCTELRRKDRPDLERVVLPELERLRSLAEDNMLYSTMPSSTRSHSPSIHSRVSPQDIVSDSLMTQSGYESSSESSATGR, encoded by the exons ATGTATACTCACAGGAGCAGTGGGCGTCTAGAACACATGCATGTCGATGCGGCATCTCCATTGGTGGCAGTGGCCATTGACAAGGACAAAGGAAGCCAGAATGCTCTGAAATGGGCAGCAGAAAACCTTGTCACCAGAGGCCACACCCTCACCCTCATCCACGTCAACGTTAGGAGCCACTCAA CTTCGAGCCGAAAGAATGCCGGTGGTTGCATAGAACCAATGGATCATCATACAAAAGAACTCTTCCTTCCATTTCGCTGTTTCTGCACACGTAAAAAT TTACATTACAAGGATGTGGTTCTGGGAGGTCATGATGTAGCTAAGACTATAACCGAATTCGTTTCACATGCTGCCATAGAGAAGCTGGTAGTTGGTGCTCCATCAAAGGGTGGACTTATGAG GAGATTCAAACATCACGACATCACCACCAATATCACAAAGGGGGCACCTGATTTCTGCACCGTTTATGTAATAGCCAAAGGGAAAGTATCAGCCATGAAGAATGCCACACGACTAGCTCCAATTGTTTCTCCTCTTCGTGATCAAATTCAAAGCCAAGTGAGCCTCAAGCCTAATGCAATGTCTCATCACTTCTTGCTTGGTTCAGAAG CGACAAGCGACGTAGCTTCTGACACTCACAGCCTGCATCATGAAGATTCGATCAA GTCGCCATATGCCAAGGTGCTGCGGGGTTCCAGCACAAAGTCATATGCGGATACTTCATTCACTGACACTGACATATCATTTGTGAGCTCGGACACTGATATATCATTTGTCAGCTCTGGAAGGCCAAGCAATGAACGTAGTTTAGCTCTAAGGTTATCAAGTGGATCAGAAGGTATTGATAACAGCTTTGAGATGGTGCGAACATCACATAAGTCGGTGGATCCATACTTAACCAGAAATGAGGGTAGTACTGGAACATCATGGTCATCACAGACCATG gaagatgtagaagaagaaatGAAGAGGCTGAGGCTAGAACTCAAGCATACTATGGACATGTACAACAAAGCGTGCAAAGAAGCACTCACAGCTAAACAAAAG GCGATGGAGCTCCAGCGTTGGAAaatagaggaggagaagaggttaTATGAAGCACATATGGCAGAGGAAGCTGCCATGGCTTCGGTGGAGAGAGAAAGAGCTAAGTGTAGGGCAGCAATAGAAGCAGCTCAAGCTGAGCACAGGCTAGCAGAGCTAGAAGCACAAAAGAGAATAGATGCAGAAATGAAAGCAATTAAAGAGGCAGAGGTGATGAAGAAAGCACTAGATTCCTTGGCACATGCAGATGTGAGGTACAGAAagtatgcagttgaggaaatagaAGCTGCCACAGAGTACTTTGCAGATCATCATAAAATTGGAGAGGGTGGTTATGGTTCTGTCTATAAATGTTATCTGGATCATACGGCAGTTGCCGTTAAGGTTCTACGTCCAGATGCAGCTCAAAGCAGGTCACAGTTTCATCAGGAG GTTGAAATACTGAGCTGCATTAGGCATCCAAACATGGTTCTGCTTCTAGGTGCCTGCCCGGAGTATGGCTGTCTTGTGTATGAATATATGGCTAATGGAAGCTTGGAGGACCGCCTTTTCCGGAGAGGAAACACACCTGTAATTCCCTGGCAATATAGGTTTCAAATTGTTGCTGAGATTGCCACATGCCTCCTCTTCTTACACCACAAGAAGCCAGAGCCACTTGTTCACCGAGACCTCAAGCCTGGAAACATCCTTCTTGACAAATACTATGTGAGCAAGATCAGTGATGTTGGTCTAGCCCGGCTTGTTCCCCCATCAGTTGCAAACAGTGTCACACAGTACCGCATGACCTCCACAGCTGGAACATTCTACTATATTGATCCCGAGTACCAGCAGACAGGCATGCTTGGTGTGAAGTCTGACATATACTCTCTTGGAATTCTGCTGTTGCAGATTATAACAGCAAAGCCTCCCGCAGGGCTAACACGCCATGTGAGCCATTCAATTGAAAAAGGAACATTTGATGAAATGTTAGATGCAGAGGTAACTGACTGGCCAGTTGAGGAGGCTCAGCGCCTTGCTGAAATAGCACTCAAGTGCACAGAGCTGAGAAGGAAGGATCGACCAGATCTTGAAAGAGTTGTGTTGCCAGAACTAGAGAGGCTAAGATCTCTTGCAGAAgataacatgctttattccaccaTGCCAAGCAGTACTCGTAGTCATAGTCCATCCATCCATAGTCGAGTTTCCCCACAG GATATTGTCAGCGATTCACTAATGACACAATCTGGTTATGAAAGTTCAAGTGAATCGTCCGCAACAGGACGATGA
- the LOC103997906 gene encoding SUMO-conjugating enzyme SCE1 isoform X3, giving the protein MSGGIARGRLAEERKAWRKNHPHGFVAKPETSADGTVNLMVWHCIIPGKQGTDWEGGHYPLTLHFSEDYPSKPPKCRFPQGFFHPNVYPSGTVCLSILNEDNGWRPAITAKQILVGIQDLLDRPNPADPAQVDGHQLFIQDLSEYRRRVRQQAKQYPALI; this is encoded by the exons ATGTCTGGAGGAATAGCACGCGGTCGTCTTGCTGAAGAACGCAAAGCATGGCGTAAGAATCACCCCCAT GGTTTTGTGGCCAAGCCAGAAACATCAGCAGACGGTACTGTGAACCTGATGGTATGGCATTGCATCATCCCTGGCAAGCAGGGG ACTGATTGGGAGGGTGGCCACTATCCTCTAACGCTCCATTTCAGTGAGGACTACCCCAGTAAACCACCCAAGTGTAGATTCCCACAGGGCTTCTTCCACCCAAATGTGTATCCTTCAGGAACGGTGTGCCTCTCGATTCTCAATGAAGACAAC GGGTGGAGACCAGCCATAACGGCGAAACAAATACTAGTGGGGATTCAGGACTTGCTAGATCGGCCGAACCCTGCCGATCCCGCTCAGGTCGATGGCCATCAGCTCTTTATTCAG GATCTATCGGAGTACAGAAGACGTGTTCGACAGCAAGCCAAGCAGTATCCCGCTCTTATCTAG
- the LOC103997906 gene encoding uncharacterized protein LOC103997906 isoform X1: protein MSGGIARGRLAEERKAWRKNHPHGFVAKPETSADGTVNLMVWHCIIPGKQGTDWEGGHYPLTLHFSEDYPSKPPKCRFPQGFFHPNVYPSGTVCLSILNEDNVICTLLLPHFIGAALPSETVLLTRSLSSAGVETSHNGETNTSGDSGLARSAEPCRSRSGRWPSALYSGSIGVQKTCSTASQAVSRSYLVFPAPCYPSCFSI from the exons ATGTCTGGAGGAATAGCACGCGGTCGTCTTGCTGAAGAACGCAAAGCATGGCGTAAGAATCACCCCCAT GGTTTTGTGGCCAAGCCAGAAACATCAGCAGACGGTACTGTGAACCTGATGGTATGGCATTGCATCATCCCTGGCAAGCAGGGG ACTGATTGGGAGGGTGGCCACTATCCTCTAACGCTCCATTTCAGTGAGGACTACCCCAGTAAACCACCCAAGTGTAGATTCCCACAGGGCTTCTTCCACCCAAATGTGTATCCTTCAGGAACGGTGTGCCTCTCGATTCTCAATGAAGACAACGTAATCTGCACGCTCTTACTCCCCCACTTCATTGGCGCGGCGCTACCATCAGAAACAGTGCTTTTGACCCGTTCTTTGTCATCTGCAGGGGTGGAGACCAGCCATAACGGCGAAACAAATACTAGTGGGGATTCAGGACTTGCTAGATCGGCCGAACCCTGCCGATCCCGCTCAGGTCGATGGCCATCAGCTCTTTATTCAG GATCTATCGGAGTACAGAAGACGTGTTCGACAGCAAGCCAAGCAGTATCCCGCTCTTATCTAGTCTTTCCGGCTCCTTGTTATCCTTCTTGCTTCTCGATATGA
- the LOC103997906 gene encoding SUMO-conjugating enzyme SCE1 isoform X2 has translation MSGGIARGRLAEERKAWRKNHPHGFVAKPETSADGTVNLMVWHCIIPGKQGTDWEGGHYPLTLHFSEDYPSKPPKCRFPQGFFHPNVYPSGTVCLSILNEDNVICTLLLPHFIGAALPSETVLLTRSLSSAGVETSHNGETNTSGDSGLARSAEPCRSRSGRWPSALYSGHGFSQAL, from the exons ATGTCTGGAGGAATAGCACGCGGTCGTCTTGCTGAAGAACGCAAAGCATGGCGTAAGAATCACCCCCAT GGTTTTGTGGCCAAGCCAGAAACATCAGCAGACGGTACTGTGAACCTGATGGTATGGCATTGCATCATCCCTGGCAAGCAGGGG ACTGATTGGGAGGGTGGCCACTATCCTCTAACGCTCCATTTCAGTGAGGACTACCCCAGTAAACCACCCAAGTGTAGATTCCCACAGGGCTTCTTCCACCCAAATGTGTATCCTTCAGGAACGGTGTGCCTCTCGATTCTCAATGAAGACAACGTAATCTGCACGCTCTTACTCCCCCACTTCATTGGCGCGGCGCTACCATCAGAAACAGTGCTTTTGACCCGTTCTTTGTCATCTGCAGGGGTGGAGACCAGCCATAACGGCGAAACAAATACTAGTGGGGATTCAGGACTTGCTAGATCGGCCGAACCCTGCCGATCCCGCTCAGGTCGATGGCCATCAGCTCTTTATTCAGGTCATGGCTTCTCCCAGGCCTTGTGA